In Terriglobia bacterium, one DNA window encodes the following:
- a CDS encoding response regulator transcription factor, producing the protein MAENESVRPLILLVEDEINLARPLHFNLEQEGYRVRATPSGREALQWLRSDRFDLIILDIMIEEMDGFEVARRVRQQDEKLPILMLTARTAEVDRIHGLEVGADDYLVKPFHLRELLLRIRRMLQRSCWYGEAAEPERVISVAGYMVNFDQLTATGPRGKLQLTALEARLLEVLTMQPNRVLSRAELLEKVWGYHCDIETRTVDNFIVRLRKYFEPEPDHPRYFISIRGHGYMYQKS; encoded by the coding sequence ATGGCTGAGAATGAGAGCGTTCGCCCGCTGATCCTGCTTGTCGAGGATGAAATCAACCTCGCTCGGCCGCTCCATTTCAACCTGGAGCAGGAGGGCTATCGAGTGCGCGCCACACCCAGCGGCCGGGAGGCGCTGCAGTGGCTTCGCAGTGATCGCTTCGATCTGATCATACTCGACATCATGATTGAAGAGATGGACGGCTTTGAGGTCGCCCGACGGGTGCGCCAGCAGGATGAGAAGCTGCCGATATTGATGCTCACCGCCCGCACTGCGGAGGTCGACCGCATCCACGGGCTGGAGGTCGGCGCCGACGATTACCTGGTCAAGCCGTTCCACCTGCGCGAGCTTCTGCTGCGCATCCGCCGCATGCTCCAGAGGAGTTGCTGGTACGGTGAAGCCGCAGAACCCGAGCGGGTGATCAGCGTCGCAGGCTACATGGTCAACTTTGATCAGCTGACGGCCACCGGACCCCGGGGCAAGCTGCAGTTGACTGCCCTGGAGGCCCGCCTGCTCGAGGTGCTCACGATGCAGCCCAATCGCGTGCTATCGCGCGCCGAGCTTCTGGAGAAAGTCTGGGGCTATCACTGTGATATTGAGACCAGGACGGTCGACAACTTCATCGTGCGGTTGCGAAAATACTTCGAGCCCGAACCGGACCATCCGCGTTACTTCATAAGCATTCGCGGACATGGCTACATGTACCAGAAAAGCTAG
- a CDS encoding zf-HC2 domain-containing protein has translation MKTCNFEKLVLYLDKQLDVDEKLDVLEHLDHCDICRDAVFHISRDRDANLFYYRPYKPEKVLSR, from the coding sequence ATGAAAACCTGCAACTTTGAAAAACTGGTTCTTTACCTCGATAAGCAGCTAGACGTAGATGAAAAACTGGATGTCCTGGAGCATCTGGACCATTGCGACATCTGTCGCGACGCGGTTTTTCATATCTCGAGGGATCGCGATGCAAACCTTTTCTATTACCGTCCCTATAAACCGGAGAAGGTTTTGTCGCGCTGA
- a CDS encoding HAMP domain-containing histidine kinase, translated as MRSKARWLYHPVTIFLLMQVLWVLLMVVWIRWYIENHAQLRQMAGQLTSGTEVRELPWLPLLQGAVLLTLILAGATLIFIYWNKQHRLNQMQRTFVSNVTHELKSPVASIQLALETMAMRELSAGQRQEFLSMMLDDAERLTTLIDRILRAARIEKKRGSYSLKPLSMRHFVEEVLEEDRHLFEKDGHQVVLEKGGDARVAIDRVAMHMVLANLIENAARYSPRGTTIRLRLHRDLRRCRLDVIDSGVGIARKELKNIFKMFWRGEGSRVSGTGLGLYIVRHIVRDHKGKVWASSPGPGRGSTFSLSLPRVRRYWSFAARKNLRAQADSNS; from the coding sequence ATGCGCAGCAAAGCTCGCTGGCTCTATCATCCGGTCACGATATTTCTGTTGATGCAGGTCCTATGGGTCCTGCTCATGGTGGTCTGGATCCGCTGGTACATCGAGAATCACGCCCAGCTGCGCCAGATGGCAGGGCAGCTCACATCCGGCACGGAGGTACGGGAGCTGCCCTGGCTCCCGCTCTTGCAGGGCGCTGTCCTTCTGACGCTGATCCTGGCCGGAGCCACATTGATCTTCATATACTGGAATAAGCAGCACCGCTTGAATCAGATGCAGCGGACGTTCGTGTCGAACGTTACCCATGAACTGAAATCGCCCGTTGCGTCGATCCAGCTGGCCCTGGAGACCATGGCCATGCGCGAGCTCTCAGCAGGGCAGAGGCAGGAGTTCCTGTCGATGATGCTCGACGACGCCGAGCGCCTCACGACTCTCATCGACCGGATCCTGCGCGCCGCGCGCATCGAAAAAAAACGCGGCAGTTACAGTCTGAAGCCCCTCAGCATGCGCCATTTTGTCGAGGAGGTGCTGGAAGAAGACCGCCACCTGTTTGAGAAGGACGGCCACCAGGTCGTGCTCGAAAAAGGGGGTGATGCCCGGGTCGCCATCGACCGCGTGGCCATGCACATGGTCTTGGCCAATCTGATCGAAAATGCCGCCCGTTACTCCCCTCGCGGAACCACCATCCGGCTCCGGCTGCACCGCGATCTGCGCAGGTGCCGCCTGGACGTCATTGACAGCGGCGTCGGGATCGCGCGGAAGGAACTCAAGAACATCTTCAAAATGTTCTGGCGGGGCGAAGGGAGCCGGGTCTCCGGCACGGGGCTCGGTCTGTACATCGTCCGCCACATCGTGAGGGATCACAAGGGCAAGGTCTGGGCCTCCAGTCCCGGACCCGGGCGCGGCTCCACCTTCAGCTTGAGCCTGCCGCGGGTGCGACGATACTGGAGCTTCGCCGCCCGCAAAAACCTGCGCGCCCAGGCGGATAGTAATTCGTGA
- the dtd gene encoding D-tyrosyl-tRNA(Tyr) deacylase has protein sequence MRAVIQRVERASVRVAGTEIARIGKGILALVAIARDDAQKDLQWMARKIVELRIFDDPDGRLNLSLLDVHGQLLLVSQFTLYGDCRKGRRPSYSEAATPAEAQALYDTFFEMVRQLVPDAQSGQFQAVMAVELVNSGPVTLVIDSP, from the coding sequence ATGCGCGCAGTCATTCAGAGAGTCGAAAGGGCCAGTGTCCGGGTCGCAGGCACGGAAATTGCCCGCATAGGCAAGGGCATCCTGGCTCTTGTCGCCATCGCGCGCGACGATGCGCAGAAGGATCTGCAATGGATGGCCAGGAAAATCGTGGAGCTGCGCATTTTTGACGACCCGGACGGCAGATTGAACCTCAGCCTTCTCGACGTCCACGGGCAGCTTCTTCTGGTTTCCCAGTTCACGCTTTACGGCGATTGCCGCAAGGGGCGGCGGCCGTCCTATTCAGAGGCGGCTACGCCGGCAGAGGCGCAAGCTCTCTATGATACCTTCTTCGAGATGGTCCGGCAGTTGGTGCCCGACGCGCAGAGCGGGCAATTTCAGGCAGTCATGGCAGTGGAGCTGGTCAATTCAGGCCCCGTGACCCTCGTCATCGATAGCCCATAG
- a CDS encoding HAMP domain-containing histidine kinase produces the protein MRYFHTLTFRVLVGSCLLLIALFGLYTNFAVSFHNQQMMDQVRDNANSLSDIIKNATHYSMLKDRPQDVKETIYSIGREGVEIRIYNKRGQIMVSTDRALEGSYVEQSAEACNVCHDSTKPLAQPLQSVPAGLNFRGPYIGPKGNHLVGLINPIRNEQACYGCHTPDQTVLGVLDVRLSLDKVADNIAEARRKLILYAITGTVVVMLSSGIFLSVTVHRPVRRLREGTNQISAGHLDFRIPLSSRDEIGELARAFNEMTQSLQKAEQENKLWSQTLEKRVEEKTAELKHIHEQILQIEKMASLGKLSATVAHELNNPLEGILNYSKLISKRLRKIESTPATQSTLEDLELITSEVQRCGNIVKNLLLFSKRQVGEFGLVPVADLVDKAVRLMQHHFKISNVNFQAEIATPEATLMCDENQIQQALIALFVNAVEAMPQGGDLKLTAMRDASGGIRMDIADTGAGIAAEDLPHLFEPFFTTKKEGKGVGLGLSVVYGILERHDGTVSVRSEPGKGTTFTLTFPPAEKHHPRVEAKGAVT, from the coding sequence CCTTCCGCGTGTTGGTCGGTTCCTGCCTCTTGCTGATTGCTCTCTTTGGCCTCTATACCAACTTCGCCGTGAGCTTCCATAACCAGCAGATGATGGATCAGGTACGCGACAACGCCAACAGCCTGAGCGACATCATCAAGAACGCCACTCATTACAGCATGCTGAAAGACCGCCCCCAAGATGTTAAGGAAACCATTTACAGCATCGGCCGCGAAGGGGTTGAGATCCGGATTTACAACAAGCGTGGCCAGATCATGGTTTCGACCGACAGAGCCCTGGAAGGCAGCTATGTGGAGCAAAGCGCCGAGGCGTGCAATGTCTGCCATGACAGCACCAAGCCCCTGGCCCAACCCCTGCAATCGGTCCCGGCGGGATTGAACTTCCGGGGGCCTTACATCGGGCCCAAAGGGAATCACCTGGTCGGCCTCATCAATCCCATCCGCAACGAACAGGCCTGCTACGGGTGCCACACCCCGGATCAGACGGTGCTGGGAGTGCTTGACGTGCGCCTGTCACTCGACAAGGTCGCTGACAACATCGCGGAGGCGCGACGAAAGCTGATCCTGTACGCCATCACCGGCACAGTAGTGGTGATGCTCAGCTCGGGCATTTTTCTGTCCGTCACCGTGCACCGGCCGGTCCGCAGGCTGCGGGAAGGCACAAATCAGATCTCCGCGGGCCATCTGGACTTCCGGATTCCGCTCTCCTCGAGGGATGAAATCGGTGAGCTGGCGCGGGCGTTCAATGAGATGACTCAAAGCCTGCAGAAAGCCGAGCAGGAGAACAAGCTCTGGTCGCAGACCCTGGAGAAGCGCGTCGAAGAAAAGACCGCCGAACTGAAACACATTCACGAACAGATCCTTCAGATCGAAAAAATGGCTTCGCTCGGGAAGCTGTCGGCGACGGTGGCGCACGAGTTGAACAACCCGCTCGAGGGGATCCTGAATTATTCAAAGCTGATTTCGAAAAGGCTCAGGAAGATCGAGTCGACGCCGGCCACGCAGTCGACCTTGGAGGACCTGGAACTGATCACAAGCGAGGTCCAGAGGTGCGGGAACATCGTGAAAAATCTGCTTCTGTTCTCCAAGCGTCAGGTCGGCGAGTTCGGCCTGGTTCCGGTAGCGGATCTCGTCGACAAAGCGGTGCGGCTGATGCAGCATCATTTCAAGATCTCCAATGTAAACTTTCAGGCCGAGATCGCCACTCCTGAGGCGACGCTGATGTGTGACGAAAACCAGATTCAGCAGGCTCTGATCGCACTCTTCGTCAACGCAGTGGAGGCCATGCCGCAAGGGGGCGATCTCAAGCTCACGGCCATGCGGGATGCTTCGGGCGGCATCCGCATGGACATTGCGGACACGGGGGCCGGCATCGCCGCCGAAGATCTGCCGCATCTGTTTGAGCCATTCTTCACCACCAAGAAAGAAGGAAAAGGGGTGGGCTTGGGCTTGTCGGTCGTCTACGGGATCCTTGAGCGCCACGACGGAACGGTCTCGGTCCGGTCCGAACCGGGCAAGGGAACGACGTTCACGCTGACGTTTCCCCCAGCGGAGAAGCATCATCCCAGAGTCGAGGCCAAAGGAGCAGTCACCTAA
- a CDS encoding VWA domain-containing protein: MIFSARLLMTAVSLALVIPAPKMQPARQVPQTTIRTEVALVNVVFSATGRDGKVVSGLKADDFLVFEDKKPQTIDYFNDWTKGSDIPLTIALLIDTSGSVKTKLDFEKETAAEFFRHVLRRNKDLALIIQFDSDVNLVQDFTEDPDRLTAALDTLRAGNSTALYDAVFLAVDEKLKQETGRRVIVVITDGTDTSSKVKEKEAIEVAQRSDVLIYGIGVRGDDLVSFDVLRKFAEDTGGRFFSPGYRLAEIRAAFQAIGEDLQGQYSLAYRSTNTVRDGAFRRIDLRCKVPGVSIRARKGYYAPKAK, translated from the coding sequence ATGATTTTCAGCGCCAGGCTTTTGATGACAGCAGTTTCGTTGGCACTGGTGATTCCGGCGCCGAAAATGCAACCGGCGCGCCAGGTCCCCCAGACTACGATCCGCACCGAAGTTGCACTGGTGAACGTGGTATTTTCGGCCACGGGCCGCGATGGCAAAGTGGTTTCCGGACTCAAAGCGGATGATTTTCTGGTCTTCGAAGACAAAAAGCCGCAGACGATCGATTATTTCAACGACTGGACCAAGGGATCGGACATCCCTCTTACGATCGCACTTCTCATCGATACCAGCGGAAGTGTGAAAACCAAACTGGACTTCGAAAAGGAGACCGCCGCGGAATTCTTCAGGCACGTATTGCGCAGGAACAAGGATCTAGCCCTCATCATCCAGTTTGACTCGGACGTGAATCTGGTCCAGGATTTCACGGAAGATCCCGATCGACTGACTGCCGCTCTGGACACACTCCGGGCAGGCAACAGCACGGCGCTCTACGATGCTGTTTTTCTGGCCGTTGACGAGAAGCTCAAGCAGGAAACCGGGCGCAGGGTGATCGTCGTCATTACCGACGGCACGGATACCTCCAGCAAGGTCAAGGAGAAGGAGGCTATCGAGGTCGCGCAGAGAAGCGACGTGCTCATCTATGGGATCGGCGTCCGCGGAGACGATCTGGTCAGCTTCGACGTGCTCAGGAAATTCGCCGAGGATACGGGCGGCAGGTTCTTCTCACCCGGCTACAGGCTGGCCGAAATCAGGGCAGCCTTCCAGGCGATCGGCGAGGATCTGCAGGGGCAGTACAGCCTGGCCTACAGATCGACAAACACAGTGCGGGACGGAGCTTTCCGTCGCATCGATCTGCGCTGCAAGGTGCCGGGCGTGAGCATCCGCGCGCGCAAAGGCTATTACGCTCCCAAAGCAAAATAA
- a CDS encoding HAD family hydrolase: MSMVNPQILLIDADDTLWENNIYYERVIHEVLILLERAGVDSRVFRSELDQTERRRIPLNGYGTKNFTNSLIETFRRFLPPHSDPGLPDRVQKLSLAILDHPLEIIEGVPETLVYLSSRHSLFLVTKGDQEEQSRKIRDSNLRHYFQSVEILPEKNAHTYSRLLDRHGWERSCSWMIGNSPRSDINPALAAGMHAVLIPHRHTWTLEHEEPLEHPDLLELARFSDLRLHF; this comes from the coding sequence GTGAGCATGGTCAACCCCCAAATTCTGCTCATCGATGCGGATGACACGCTCTGGGAAAACAACATATATTATGAGCGGGTAATCCACGAAGTACTCATACTGCTGGAGCGTGCCGGCGTTGATTCCCGGGTGTTCAGGTCCGAACTCGATCAAACCGAACGCCGGCGCATACCTCTGAACGGTTACGGCACGAAAAACTTCACCAACTCGCTGATCGAGACGTTCCGGCGGTTTCTGCCTCCCCATTCGGACCCGGGGTTGCCTGACAGGGTTCAGAAACTATCACTGGCGATTCTCGATCACCCTCTGGAGATTATCGAAGGCGTCCCCGAAACGCTCGTGTATCTTTCGAGCCGCCACTCGCTTTTCCTGGTCACCAAGGGTGATCAGGAGGAGCAGTCGCGAAAGATCCGGGATTCCAACCTTCGGCACTACTTTCAAAGTGTGGAGATTCTGCCGGAGAAGAACGCTCATACCTACTCCCGGCTTCTCGACCGCCATGGGTGGGAGCGCTCCTGTTCGTGGATGATCGGCAATAGCCCGCGTTCGGACATCAATCCAGCCCTTGCTGCAGGAATGCATGCCGTACTTATCCCACACAGGCACACCTGGACCCTCGAGCACGAAGAGCCTCTGGAACACCCGGATCTCTTGGAATTGGCTAGATTTTCGGATCTCAGACTTCACTTCTAG
- a CDS encoding HRDC domain-containing protein — protein sequence MDPRETESTAAAHPTPFTWVATADAFLHMVGLLVPARRVAIDIEADSLYHYFEKVCLIQISSDSETFVLDPLAIRDLKALGPIMADQAVEKVFHAANYDLFCLRRDYSFSFRNLFDTHIAAQLLGYEQLGLDALLERLSGIAHSKRRQRDDWSRRPLAVEQLEYAAMDTHHLLQLRDLLEQQLRDKGRLSWAREEFEYLAEMETQEREFDREGFRRIKGSRELPLQQLAVLRALYLLRDRYARELDVPPFKVMNNSVLMELAHRPPRSPREMFNRPGVSFRVARRFGGEIFRAIERARAEDPSSLTLPARSAGKTPSREAKIRLEELRRWRRAKAEALRLHVGVIFPGTLLEILASFPPANPTELEGVTGMRRWRVQEFGNEILEILHHTP from the coding sequence ATGGATCCTCGAGAGACAGAAAGCACTGCTGCTGCACATCCGACACCATTCACCTGGGTGGCTACCGCCGATGCGTTCCTCCACATGGTCGGGCTTCTTGTGCCCGCCCGCCGCGTGGCCATCGACATTGAGGCCGATAGCCTTTATCACTACTTCGAGAAGGTGTGCCTGATCCAGATCTCGTCCGACAGCGAGACGTTCGTGCTGGACCCCCTGGCGATCAGGGACTTGAAAGCGCTCGGCCCGATCATGGCAGATCAAGCAGTGGAGAAAGTGTTCCATGCGGCCAACTACGACCTTTTCTGCCTGCGCCGGGATTACAGCTTCTCCTTCAGGAACCTTTTCGACACTCACATTGCCGCGCAGCTCCTGGGCTACGAGCAGCTGGGCCTGGATGCGCTTCTGGAGAGACTCTCGGGCATCGCGCACTCCAAACGCCGCCAGCGGGACGACTGGTCGCGCCGGCCGCTCGCTGTCGAGCAACTGGAGTACGCCGCCATGGATACGCATCATCTGCTGCAGCTCCGCGACCTGCTCGAGCAGCAGTTGCGCGACAAGGGGCGGCTGTCGTGGGCTCGGGAGGAGTTCGAATATCTGGCTGAGATGGAGACCCAGGAGAGGGAGTTCGATCGGGAGGGATTTCGCCGGATCAAAGGAAGTCGCGAACTCCCATTGCAGCAGCTCGCGGTTTTGCGGGCTCTCTATCTGCTGCGCGACCGCTATGCACGGGAGCTGGATGTCCCGCCGTTCAAGGTCATGAACAACTCAGTTCTGATGGAGCTTGCCCACCGTCCGCCGCGCTCTCCCCGCGAGATGTTCAATCGGCCCGGCGTCTCATTCCGCGTGGCGCGCAGGTTCGGAGGAGAGATTTTTCGCGCCATCGAGAGGGCACGAGCCGAGGATCCTTCATCCCTCACATTGCCGGCGCGCAGCGCGGGCAAGACGCCGTCCCGGGAAGCCAAAATCCGCCTGGAAGAACTCCGGCGCTGGCGCCGGGCGAAAGCGGAAGCATTGAGGCTGCACGTCGGCGTGATCTTTCCCGGTACCCTTCTCGAGATTCTGGCGTCCTTTCCCCCCGCAAATCCGACTGAGTTGGAAGGGGTTACGGGTATGCGCCGCTGGCGCGTCCAGGAATTCGGCAACGAAATTCTCGAGATCCTCCATCACACTCCCTGA
- a CDS encoding sigma-54 dependent transcriptional regulator — MSNRTSILIVDDEKIVRESLTKWFLEDGFTVGAAEDATAAIRQLQAQRWDIILLDIKMPGMDGMELQGRIKEIDPLASIIFITAHASVDTAVQALKAGAFDYVTKPVDPDYLSHLIRNAIKQRALVQENIKLKEQIAEFPKLDEIIGESPAMQQVFEMIETVAKTDTTVMIRGESGTGKELIARAIHSNGERRYFPIVTINCGAMPEGVLESELFGHERGAFTGAQYRRKGKIELADQGTLFLDEIGNVGMKTQMDLLRVLETKQFARVGGNEIIKVDFRIICATNKDLEKAVQENTFREDLYYRLNVFSIFVPPLRERKSDIPLLVNYFAQKYAHAMAKPIASVSPEAMDVLVRYNWPGNVRELENAIERAMVVGKPPAILPEDLPFRLSDKNNMPHNGSLAAIEKTHIAHVLEQNNWNISRSAEILEIDRVTLYNKIHKYGLRKP, encoded by the coding sequence ATGAGCAATCGGACATCCATACTCATTGTCGATGATGAAAAAATCGTGCGGGAATCACTCACCAAGTGGTTTCTCGAGGACGGGTTCACCGTCGGTGCCGCCGAAGACGCTACGGCGGCAATCCGCCAGCTGCAGGCCCAGCGCTGGGACATCATCCTGCTCGACATCAAGATGCCGGGCATGGACGGCATGGAACTCCAGGGGCGGATCAAAGAGATCGATCCGCTGGCCTCGATCATCTTCATCACAGCACATGCCTCGGTCGACACCGCAGTCCAGGCTCTCAAGGCCGGAGCCTTCGATTACGTGACCAAGCCGGTTGATCCCGATTATCTGTCTCACCTGATCCGCAACGCGATCAAGCAGCGGGCGCTCGTGCAGGAAAACATCAAACTCAAGGAGCAGATCGCGGAGTTTCCCAAGCTCGACGAGATCATCGGCGAATCGCCGGCGATGCAACAGGTGTTCGAGATGATCGAGACCGTTGCCAAGACGGACACAACGGTCATGATCCGGGGTGAGAGCGGCACCGGCAAGGAATTGATCGCACGCGCCATTCACAGCAACGGCGAGCGTCGTTATTTTCCGATCGTAACCATCAATTGCGGCGCCATGCCAGAAGGGGTGCTCGAAAGCGAACTCTTCGGTCACGAGCGGGGAGCCTTCACCGGCGCGCAATACCGGCGCAAGGGCAAAATCGAGCTCGCCGACCAGGGAACCCTGTTTCTCGACGAGATCGGCAACGTGGGCATGAAAACCCAGATGGATCTGTTGAGAGTGCTGGAGACCAAACAGTTCGCGCGCGTCGGCGGCAATGAAATCATCAAAGTCGATTTCCGGATCATCTGCGCCACCAACAAGGATCTCGAGAAAGCAGTCCAGGAGAACACCTTCCGGGAAGACCTCTATTACCGCTTGAATGTCTTCAGCATCTTCGTGCCCCCCCTGAGGGAGCGCAAATCGGACATTCCCCTGCTTGTGAACTATTTTGCGCAGAAATATGCGCACGCCATGGCCAAGCCGATTGCATCCGTCTCTCCCGAAGCGATGGATGTGCTGGTGCGTTACAACTGGCCGGGGAACGTGCGCGAGCTCGAAAACGCGATCGAACGAGCCATGGTGGTCGGGAAGCCGCCCGCGATTCTCCCCGAGGATCTGCCCTTCCGCCTGTCTGATAAAAACAACATGCCGCACAACGGATCCCTCGCAGCGATCGAAAAAACGCACATCGCCCACGTGCTCGAACAGAACAACTGGAATATCTCGCGGTCGGCCGAAATCCTTGAAATCGACCGGGTGACGCTATACAACAAGATTCACAAGTACGGCTTGAGGAAACCGTAG
- a CDS encoding glycosyltransferase codes for MQQGSNQGAADILVPVRNHYPATRELLEGIYRYTDYPFHLYIIDNASTDETVDIHKIYTRDITIVRNRQSRGWGGAINQGIQMGSNPYLVFMNHGIELAHGWLGNMISFLNTHPRIAAVGPLVSDRHDWQCVDRVREKIVPQIPQFFTEDIHERNRILQFHFQRTGILVDGVLGFFCAALTRRAILEVGLLVDTHDGGGDADYCRRLRKAGYVLGLSLDTYVIRHQAAGSRA; via the coding sequence ATGCAACAGGGTTCAAACCAGGGCGCGGCAGACATTCTCGTCCCTGTGCGCAACCACTACCCTGCCACCAGGGAGCTGCTGGAGGGCATCTACCGCTACACGGATTATCCTTTTCATCTCTACATCATCGACAACGCTTCGACCGATGAAACCGTGGATATTCACAAGATCTACACGCGCGACATCACGATTGTCCGGAATCGCCAGAGTCGCGGCTGGGGAGGGGCGATCAATCAGGGGATCCAGATGGGGTCCAACCCCTACCTGGTTTTTATGAATCATGGGATTGAGCTTGCACACGGCTGGCTGGGGAACATGATCTCATTTCTGAACACGCATCCCCGCATCGCCGCAGTCGGGCCGCTTGTTTCCGACAGGCATGACTGGCAGTGTGTGGACCGAGTGCGTGAAAAGATTGTTCCTCAAATTCCCCAGTTCTTCACCGAGGACATTCACGAGCGCAACCGGATTCTGCAGTTCCACTTCCAACGCACCGGCATTCTGGTGGATGGAGTGCTGGGCTTCTTCTGCGCCGCGCTTACGCGACGAGCCATCCTGGAGGTGGGACTTCTCGTGGACACCCATGACGGCGGCGGCGATGCGGATTACTGCCGCAGGCTGAGGAAGGCGGGATACGTGCTGGGCCTGTCCCTGGACACCTATGTGATTCGGCACCAGGCAGCAGGCAGCAGGGCATAG
- a CDS encoding carbon-nitrogen hydrolase family protein: MKIALIQQHATEDREANVRRGVMALEEAAAQGAQLWVFPELAFLRFFPQRWRREQPPPWAETIPGPTTQLFAGLARKLGVVVVLNLYERDGERAFDSSPVLDADGRLAGVTRMVHIIDGPCFRETDFYHPGDHGARVFPTAAGHLGVAICYDRHFPEYTRALGVKGAEIVVVPQAGSVGEWPAGVFEAELQVASFQNGYFAALANRVGPEECLTFAGESFVTDPMGRVIAHAPAQQDHILYAELDFSLLRECAAHLHFMRDRRPDIYPL, encoded by the coding sequence ATGAAGATCGCCCTGATTCAGCAGCACGCCACGGAGGATCGCGAGGCGAACGTCAGACGAGGCGTGATGGCCCTGGAGGAAGCCGCGGCCCAGGGGGCACAGTTATGGGTCTTTCCCGAACTGGCGTTCCTTCGATTTTTCCCGCAGCGCTGGCGCAGAGAGCAGCCTCCTCCCTGGGCTGAGACTATTCCCGGCCCGACCACCCAGTTGTTTGCCGGCCTCGCGCGGAAACTCGGTGTCGTGGTTGTCCTCAACCTGTACGAACGCGACGGGGAGCGGGCCTTCGACTCATCGCCTGTGCTCGATGCCGACGGGAGGCTGGCCGGCGTGACGCGCATGGTGCACATCATCGATGGCCCCTGTTTCCGTGAGACGGATTTCTACCATCCGGGCGATCATGGGGCACGGGTCTTCCCGACCGCTGCGGGTCACCTGGGAGTCGCGATCTGCTATGACCGGCACTTTCCGGAGTATACGCGCGCCCTGGGTGTCAAGGGAGCCGAGATTGTAGTGGTGCCGCAAGCGGGCTCCGTCGGAGAGTGGCCGGCGGGCGTTTTTGAAGCAGAGCTTCAGGTGGCGAGCTTTCAGAACGGTTACTTCGCGGCCCTCGCGAACCGCGTCGGCCCGGAAGAGTGCCTCACGTTTGCGGGAGAATCTTTTGTCACTGATCCAATGGGCAGAGTCATTGCTCACGCGCCCGCGCAGCAGGACCATATCCTATATGCGGAACTGGATTTCTCGCTGCTCCGGGAGTGCGCGGCACACCTGCATTTCATGCGGGATCGCCGGCCCGACATCTATCCGCTCTAA
- a CDS encoding sigma-70 region 4 domain-containing protein, with protein sequence METSRDLLSQAIVESLKSWPELQRRIFIEMHYGGRSVADISRIFGLSQSEVIQILQHCEHKLYQALKVFRDGTSEEMSEEPPHPLTHAAACSCC encoded by the coding sequence TTGGAAACGTCACGAGATTTGTTGTCGCAGGCTATCGTGGAGTCCTTGAAATCCTGGCCCGAATTGCAGCGCCGGATTTTCATCGAGATGCATTATGGCGGGCGGTCCGTGGCAGACATCTCGCGCATCTTTGGCCTGAGCCAAAGCGAAGTGATCCAGATTCTCCAGCATTGCGAGCACAAACTCTATCAGGCGCTGAAAGTGTTCCGTGACGGGACATCCGAGGAGATGTCCGAGGAGCCTCCCCATCCACTGACCCATGCCGCCGCCTGTAGCTGCTGCTGA
- a CDS encoding archaemetzincin family Zn-dependent metalloprotease, with product MSHEIHILNGSSLKPGGLIAISRRLEEVFAVPVSSERAALDLRTAYDTSRRQTNSTLLLAQILDGAHNPGKKRIGIVDVDLFIPILTFVFGEAQLGGPAAIVSTHRLSNQFYGLERDDALMLQRLEKELVHELGHTFGLYHCRQFECVMRASTYVEEIDLKRVHPCKTCAAELSLQNRVVSHE from the coding sequence GTGTCTCACGAGATCCACATCCTCAACGGCTCCTCCCTGAAGCCCGGCGGTTTGATTGCTATCTCGCGTCGGCTGGAGGAGGTTTTTGCGGTCCCGGTGAGCTCGGAGCGAGCGGCGCTGGACCTCCGGACAGCCTACGACACTTCGCGGCGGCAAACCAACTCCACGCTGTTGCTCGCCCAGATCCTAGACGGAGCCCACAATCCGGGGAAAAAGCGCATCGGGATCGTGGACGTCGATCTTTTCATCCCGATTCTCACATTTGTCTTTGGGGAGGCACAGCTTGGGGGGCCCGCCGCCATTGTCTCAACCCACCGGCTGTCGAACCAGTTCTACGGCCTGGAGCGGGACGATGCGCTCATGCTGCAGCGGCTGGAAAAGGAGCTGGTGCACGAGCTCGGGCACACCTTCGGCCTATATCATTGCCGCCAGTTCGAATGCGTGATGCGGGCCTCGACCTACGTCGAGGAGATCGACTTGAAGCGCGTCCATCCCTGCAAAACCTGCGCCGCGGAATTGAGCCTGCAAAATCGAGTGGTGAGTCATGAGTGA